The window CAGGTTCCAGAAATCATCCTCGTCACCAGCTTTCACTTTGTTATCGTTGGATTATTAATAAAATTGACAAAACCATATCGATCATGATATCGTAATACAAAATGGATCGATGGAGGTATTGACATGCAAACAGTAACCGTGTCGCCAAAATATCAAATCGTTATACCCAAGACAGTCAGAAAGGCATTTAACCTTCGTCCGGGCCAAAAAATGCAGGTGATTGAATATGCCGGACGCATCGAGCTTATTCCGGAATGCGATATCAATGAACTCCGTGGATTCCTCAAGGGCATCAATACGGAATTCAA of the Candidatus Aminicenantes bacterium genome contains:
- a CDS encoding AbrB/MazE/SpoVT family DNA-binding domain-containing protein; translation: MQTVTVSPKYQIVIPKTVRKAFNLRPGQKMQVIEYAGRIELIPECDINELRGFLKGINTEF